From Miscanthus floridulus cultivar M001 chromosome 15, ASM1932011v1, whole genome shotgun sequence, the proteins below share one genomic window:
- the LOC136507465 gene encoding uncharacterized protein translates to MGGNRRREVHNNDDAFSKIKFKIPPFDGKYDPDAYITWEIAVDQKFACHDFPETTRVRAATSEFTDFASVWWIEYGKKNPNKLPKTWDALKRAMRARFVPSYYARDMINKLQQLRQGAKSVEEYYQELQTGMLRCNLEEDEEPAMARFLGGLNREIQDILAYKEYNSVNRLFHLACKAEREVQGRRASARTNASAGKASSWQQRTATTPSPRTPTPSSSDKTRVAPINSVAKTIQKPAASTSSVASTGRTSNIQCHRCQGYGHVMRDCPNKRVMIVKDDGECLSASDFDEDTLALLAADHAGSEEQIEEHVNADDADHYESLIVQRVLSAQMEKAEQNQRHTLFQTKCVIKDRSCRMIIDGGSCNNLASSDMVQKLALTTKPHPHPYYIQWLNNSGKAKVTRLVRINFAIGTYKDIVECDIVPMQACNILLAIMQTDVARAAKSKSESNKNDKSVIEDKDEIKLKGRCMLATKSDINEFNASTSVAYALHHCCTVT, encoded by the exons atgggtggcaaccgccgacgcgaggtacacaataatgacGATGCcttcagtaagattaaatttaagatacctccttttgatggtaaatatgaccctgatgcatatattacttgggagattgctgttgatcaaaagtttgcatgccatgacTTTCCTGAGActacacgtgttagggctgctactagtgagtttacagattttgcttctgtttggtggatagaatatggcaagaaaaatcctaataaactacctaaaacttgggatgcgctgaaacgagccatgagagctagatttgttccatcttattatgctcgtgatatgataaataagttgcagcaattgagacaaggtgctaaaagtgtagaagaatattatcaggaattacaaacgggtatgttgcgttgtaatttagaggaggatgaggaacctgctatggctagatttttgggcgggttaaatcgggaaattcaggacatcctcgcttacaaagaatacaatagCGTAAACcgtttgtttcatcttgcttgtaaagctgaaagggaagtgcagggacgacgtgctagcgcaaggactaatgcttctgcagggaaagctagttcatggcagcaaCGCACGGCTACAACTCCATCTCcacgtactcctacgccatcatcCAGTGACAAGACTCGAGTTGCTCCCATAAATTCAGTTGCGAAGACAATACAAAAGCCTGCTGCaagtacttcatccgtggcatcgacgggtagaacaagcaacatacaatgtcacCGGTGCCAGGGATATGGGCATGTGATGCGTGACTGTCCAAACAAGCGTGTcatgattgtcaaagatgatggtgagtgtttatctgctagtgattttgatgaagatacacttgcattgcttgcggctgaccATGCAGGTAGTGAAGAACAAATAGAAGAACATGTTAATGCAGATGACGCGGACCACTATGAGAGCTTGATCgtacagcgagtgcttagtgcacaaatggagaaggcggagcaaaatcagcgacacaccttatttcaaacaaagtgtgtcatcaaagaccgttcgtgccgcatgatcattgatgggggtagctgcaacaacttggcaagcagcgacatggtacagaagcttgcactcaccaccaaaccacacccgcatccctactacatccaatggctgaacaacagtggtaaggccAAGGTAACTAGACTTGTGCGAATCAATTTTGCCATCGGGACATataaagatattgttgaatgtgatattgtgcctatgcaagcttgcaatattctgctag ctattatgcaaACTGATGTTGCTAGGGCTGCTAAATCCAAGAGCGAgagcaataaaaatgacaaatctgtAATTGaagacaaagatgagataaaactgAAAGGACGATGTATGCTTGCcacaaaatctgatattaatgagttcaatgcatccacctctgttgcttatgctttg